The sequence below is a genomic window from Lysobacter stagni.
TCTCGGAGCGTCACGAGCAGCACGTCTCGCGTATATGTGCCGACCTCATTCAGGACCAAGGGTCGTCGTCCGCGCATGGACTCCCTCCCATCCCAAAGGACGCGCCGCCGCTTCGACAAGTACAGTGTCCGAACCCTGCCAGCGGGCAGTGCGAGGAGCGCAAGCCACGCCTTCTCAACCTCGACCTCTATCGCTTCTGAACCCATCGTGCTACCTCTTCATTCCTGGTCGCCTGGAATCACCGCGTTCTCGCGACCGGATCCATTTGCAGATTCTTCTGAGAGTGAGTCTCTAATCAATTCCACCAACTCGGGGGCCATTCCAAGGCCAGTTGCCAGGATTGCGCCTCCCAGTACCAGCGCCCATCGCGACGGTGAAAGTGCGGATCTCCGCTTGGGGTCGGCACGGAAGAGGCGTCCATTCCCGTATCCGGGTACGTTGACCAGTTCCCATCCTTTTGTCGCCAGCGCTGGATTGGCAACTCGATGTATCTGGCCATCTATCCGCGACGTTTGCCACCTTCCCGACTCGCGCTGGTAGCAAGGACAGTGATCGAAAGCGTGGACACCTCCATCAGAGTCATACGCAACCCAAGCGGTCCAGGCGCGAAGACATGGCTCGGAATGTCGAATCATGTGGTTGCCTGCCAATCGGGATTGGGAGCCGAACTAATCTTCGATGCACGGAGATGCGAGGTCTCCCGGCATCGCACGTACAAGACCAAACCCATTGTCTGAGGTGCTACCCCTGTGACGGCGCGGACCACGCGAGGCCCTATGGCCCGCCTGAGCAGAGCCGGTGCACATTTCTTCACGTCGCCCGCCATGGGCGGCTGGGACGACCCGGAAAGACAAGATCGATGGGCGACGCAGTAGTACGCCCTCGCGGTTCTGAACCGAGAGAACTCTGCGCCGCCCATCGAGGGGCGCCGTTTTAACCCAGGAACCTGGAGGGAACGCAACGACTCGCAAGGCAGCACATCGACAACCACCAGAACCTGCCGGAGGAACTCAAACGGCGGCCGACGTCGCGTCAACGAATCTGCAGCCATGGGAGGGGCGAAGTGGCCACGGGAGTCGCGACGTCTGCCGTGCCCCTTGAAGATGAGAATGGTGTAAGCAGTCACCCTAGAACTTGACTGCGCGCAATATCGTTTGCGCCGGCATCGGCAGGAGGTATTTCCGACTTTGGTGGCCTACTTTCCACTGCGATGTGGCTGCCGGCACCGAATCGTTCTCGAACGGTCGCCAAGGCGCCCGATTCTTCCTCACGAGACGACGGCACTGGCACCTGCCAGAGAGCGATCGTCGGATCGCCATCTTGGCTTCAGGCGCGCGAATGGCATACAAGAACCTGTATTTTTCGCGCGCGTGATCGGCACGACACAACGCGCAAAACTTGCTCAGAACACCGTCGATATAGTCGCCACACGCCCTTTGCATGGGCGCACATAGGCCGAGAACGGGGGGGTATCGAAGGTATGGTAAGCACTACCTCATGCAGTTCGCATACGGAGACGCCTGGCCTGAAGTGCCGTAGTTGCGGCAGCGATAGGTTCCGGCCCGTCGGAAGTGCGAGCGCCGATAACGAAGCGACCTGCGCCGTTTGCGGGGAGACATTCGCGATCTCGGCATTGCTCGATGATGCCCGCCAGTTCGACATGAACGAAGCAATCAGGCTGACAATAAAGGCCCAGCGCGAACTCGCACGAAGGGGGCTGAGCACCGCCTAGGATTGCCGATTCCGCAAGCCTTGCGACCACCTGATATGCGACTAGCTTTGCGTTCCCAGGCGAAGACGCTCATCGCGCTGTACGCGCTACGGAGAATGAAATGGACGACAAGATAATTCCGATTGAAATCGAGATGAATGACGACGGGACAGTGACGATCGAGCTTGGCGTCATGCGGGCCAGGTACTCCGTCAGCTTTATTGATGCGTTCATCGCGACTTTCCGTGAGGCGCGTACTGGCCACGTTCAATCAGCATTCCGAGAAGCTCCCAAGCCTGCAGTCATTGCCGTGGCAAACGCGGCGGAGTCGCCGGACTATTGCCTGTATCGGCACGCCTTATCCGACGGTTTGATCCTGGTATTGCGGCATCCAGACGTCGACTGGATTTCGTTCCAGCTGCCTCGCCGCCAAGCGGCGCACCTGAGAGATCATCTGGGGAGATTTCTTTCGTATCCTTCGGTCATTGCTGGTCGCGCGTAAGTGGACGAAGCCTTGCGTTATCCGCCGAGAGCTCGCGGTTTGAGGCACGCCGACGGACGCCATGTCGCCTGAACGCGCATCGAAACTCTGCCGCATAACGTCACTGGGGGCACCAACTTCAATGACCCGCTAGGCGTCGTTTTGCCTGGATCTCGCCAGATCGATCGCTGCCTGAACTGCTGATCTCGCCAGAGGGCTGTTTCTCCAGCACCTAGAGCCCACCAAGCCAGCTACGCTAGCAACCACCTCAAGCACATCCGCGCCAGCGAGTTCCTGCAGTGAGTTGAACCCGATCTGCTCAAGGCGCTCGACCACCGTCGGACCGATGCCGCTGACAGACAGCAGTACCTCTCTTTCTTGCGGTGAGAATGCCACCAGGCGCCCTACCCTGTTATCCGTCTCACGAGCCACCTCCTTCGAAGCAGCGAAGCAGGCATCTCTCTCGTTGCGATTGACCTCACCAGCATTGCGTTGCGTCGTCCGTGCCACTTACGCCCTTCGTGCCAGCGACGTCCATGCTCAATGTCGCGCACCTGGGGTCCTTCTGAGCGGTCGTCGGAACGGCTTGCAGCGTATAGCCCTTATCCGTCGCGGCCGCCTGTAAACCGATCGTGTAGAACCTGCCCAGATCGGTGCGACACTGCATCACTGGCACCGCTGCTCCTACGTACGTCAGGTTTGTCGTATAGAAGCGTTCCATGTACTGCGCCACTTCCTGAAGGCACGCCTGGGCGGCCGCACGCCTGCTCTTGATGACGTGTTGTGAGTACGACGGGTAGGCGATTGCCGCTAGAACCCCGATGACCAGCACCACGATCATAAGCTCGATCAGAGTGAAGCCACGCCGCATCTGAACCGTCTGACAGTCGCGCATCCTCAGTCCCTCACGATCTCTCGCCAGGATATGCGCCCCTGCAAGTCGGCCAGGTTCACCTTCTCCCTCTCCAGCCCGCCGACTGCGGTGCCCGCGGTCAGGAGTCCAACACTGCCGTCCGAGATAAGGTTGCCCTGGGTGATCATGCTGTTGCTCCTCTGGCTGCCCAGCGTTCCCTTTACTTGCGTACCGTCCGACAGGACATAGATGACGTAATCGAGCGCGTTGAACACGCCGTCTCCATTGGCGTCGAAGTACGGATTACCCGTTGCTGCGCCGGTATAGGCATCGAGAGCATTCATGTATCCCGTGCCCTCAGTTGCGCAGGGATCTGCCGATGGCACGATACTGTTGACATTGAGCACCGCTCCCACCAGGTACGAGTCGGACACCACACGCTCCCCAAGCTTGTTGGCGGTGGCGTACGGCGGATTCACCATATCGATGTACCACCCCTTCATATTGTTCATGTCGTTGACCCTGGCCTGCTCGAACACGCGATCACCCGAGGTAGCCACCACATGCGCGACCTTGCGCTGCTTGAGGGTCGTGCGCCCGTCGTCAATGGACGAACCGCTATCGATCAGGCCATACCAGGTCTGCACGTCCTTGCTGCCAGGGTCGCCGGCGGTGATGTAACGGCCTGTTCCGAAGAAGATCCAGCGCTTGTAGGTGGCGGGATCGATCCCGATGGCGATACCGCCAGTAATGGGCTGCGCCTTGTGGGACGAATCCTTGGCCACGAACATCGGCTTCGCCACGCCGCCAGTCTTGAAGTACGAACCCCAGTTGCCCGTGTTCGTACTGCTGAGGTCGAACTTCCAGACGTTGCCGAGCAGGTCGCCTGCATAGACGTATTCGATATCACCCTGCGGATCACGATCGAGATTCCAGCCTTTCGGGGCGGCCAGGCCGTTGTCCTCGGTGGCCGAACCCTTGGCGGTATCGAGCTTGGCGATCAGCTCGCCCGTTTCCAGATTGATCACGAACAGGAACGCACGGTGATTGGCACTGTTCAGACCGTTGCCCACGACGACCACGGGAAGCAGGCCGTCCTGCGTGGTCACCTTGGTGATCACGGGACGAGTCAGCACGTTGCCAAGGTCGGCATCCGCGAACTCCCACATCACTTTGTTGGCGGTGAAGTTGCCTGGATCTGTCACGTCTAGCGCGTACAGGCCCTTGCCGCCGCGCCCCAGCGCGCCGACCAGAATGCTCTGGTTCGGTGTCTGCTCGCGTGTGGACACTGCGATCTCGCCGTCCACGAAGTACTGGTGCGTGTAGTCGTTGTGGCTCAGACTCTGCAAACCGGTCCAGCTCACGTTTCCGGGCACGTACGCGAACTTCTCGGCACCATCCAGAGCCGAGAACGCATGCAGCATCCCGTCGTTGGAGCCCACATACACTGTCTGTGTCGCATCCACGTAGGCGGGCGACGAGTTGACGATATCGCCCAGCACCTGGGTGCGGTTGCGGAGCGTGCCGCCATTCTGCCGCTCACCCGTACGCACTCCGCGCAGGTAATTCAGCACCGTCTCGCCGCCTAGCGCGGTCTTCTGGGCGCTGCTCAGGCTGTTCCAGGCGAACGGCACGCCCGCTGAACCGTTCCAGGTGAAGATCTTGCGATCTCCCGCATTGGCCGGAATGCCCGTCGAAGCCGTCCATAAGGTCCGGGTCGCATCGACGCCGCCCTGGTTTCTGACGACCGGAAAGGCCTTCACCTCGCCCGTCCAGCTGCCGGAGACATAGCTGGCCTGAAACAGACGCGTATCGGTTCCGACCGACGAGCTGTTGGCCGCGACGCTCGATGCCGACGCCTCACGTTCATTGATGCGTGTCAGCACATTCTGCATGCCGGAAGCGAACGCCACCGGCTCCTTCGCGCTGAAGAAGCCGCCGCGCGAGTTGACCGCCGCATGCAGAAGGTCGTCCACGTTGTAGACCGAATCGCCGCCGTTCGGGGCGAGGCCGGGCTCCGGCCAGCCCGTGCGCGCGCCCTCGCCGTAGACACCTTGGTAAGTGACGTTGGCACCGCTTTCGATGGCGGCGAAGGCGCGCTCCGGATTCACGCTCGTCGTCAGGCCCAGACCCACGCCGAAGGTGATGACGTGCTGCCAGAAGGCCGGATTCTGGCTGCTCGATCGGACGTTGTTGGTCAGATCCGTTCGCAGATCATTTGCCCAGTAGTACATGGCGGTGTCGGCGAGCGTGCCGGAGTATGCGTCGATGAACGGCACCCTCGGCGCGTAGCGGCGCTGCTCGCCCGTCGTTGGATGCGTGTACGTCGGGCCGATCGTGTTGTCGACGTTGCCGCTACGCCCGGCGTTTCCATTCCAGTAGCCGTCGGTCATCAGGATGTGGTAGTTCGCGCGGCACGAGACCTGCGGCGATGTCGAAGTGGTGCCCGGAGTGTCGGACCACGGCCCCCTGCTGTCGCTACGCGCGAAGTACTTTCCGATGACGTCGGCCGTCTCGCGCAGTGGTGTACCTCCAGCCATGCCCGTTGTGTAGAGCAGCGTATAGAAGTTCACCTTCTGCGTCGCATTGAACGCGCGCACCCCGCTTCGGATCTTCGGCGTGCTTACACCGTCGATGTCCCGTGCAGTCGAGTTGATGGTCGCAAAACCAATGCGAACGCGCTCCGTCTGCTCGACGAAAGCACGGCCCACGCCCGCGCGTGCAGTTAGCACACGCGACCGGTAGTACGTATACCAGTTTGCGAAGTTCTGAACTTCCTCCGCGTACGTACACGTCGCACCCATGCAGTCGGTACGGGCGGCCGACTTCGCGTAGGACGTTGTGGTGGATTTGATCTCCACCTTCGTGTAGCAGGTCGAGCTCTCATGGTTCGTGCACCGATCCATGAGGTAGTAGCGCGCAGGGTAGTAGGTTCGGTAGCTGGGGCTGTCGTTGCGACCGTCGGTGCCAGGCGCCCGACCGTTGCCGCTGGTGTAGCTGTACCAGACGGCTGCCTCGGTCAGGTTCACGGTCAGGTTACGGCAGCCCCGAGTGGCGTCCGCCGGATTGTTCAGCGCGCACGTAGCGCTGGCGTTCGGGAACAGGGTTCCGTCCGATGCCACCCACGGCAGGTATCGCACCGTTGGATCGTAGTACGACGCGTTGTGGCTCGGCGAGCGCGAGAAGCGGTTGAACCAGTCGTCTTCAACCGTCGTCACCACGAAGTTCTCGAGGTTGGCGTCAACGTAGATGTTGGAGGTGAGCGCCGGAAATCCGTAGTTGGGACTGAAAGCGGAGTTGGTGGTCCCGCCGCGTGGCGATTTGTTCTGTTCCGGCGTGATCTCGAACTGCATCGAACCCGAGTCGTCGAGCGTGAACATGATGTTCGGAGGCACGTTCACACCGGACTGCAGCGGCAGCTCCGGGAATTCGATCGTGGCACTCACCGGCAGCGCAATCAGCGTGGCCGAGAACGTCAGTCCAAGCGCTAATAGACGGTCACGGTAGGCCCTTCGGCGGCTAGGAGAACGCGACATTGGGGGCTTCTCGGTCAAGGCGTCATGTAGTTGGACTGCAGCAGGACATCGGCAGGGCCGCTGCCGCTGCGGGCGGTGATGCGATAGCGCGGTCGGAGGCACGTGGACTGGATCGGTACTTCCTGGTCGCAACCGGGCCATGCCGGATGCTTGCCCATGTCCTCGATAAAGAACTCTGGCGTGCCCTGTAGAGTCTTCAGTCCCGCTGTCGCCGGCCGCCAACTGGTGAAGTTGGTGTTGTTGTCCCAGCGGTCGACCTCCGTGGCGACTGGCATGGTGCACAGTCCATTGGCGCAGCCGGAGGTGAAGATCGGTGGAGGCGACACAATCAACAGGCTTTCGGCTTCGCGAAGGGCCGCCTCCGTCGCCTGGAAGCTGAGGCTGCGCGCGTACAAGTTCGCACTCATACGCTCTTCCAGCAGAGTGACGCGCAGCATGACCAGGCCGAGCACGGTCATGATGAGCAGCAGAATCAACGCCGTCACGAGCGCGACGCCGCCCTGATTCACAGGGGCATAAGGACCATGCTTCATGGCGTGCGGTTCCTGATGGCCACGATGTGCGTCAGCGTTCGGTTCAACGTCTGGTTTCCAACCGCGACCCGATCGCTGCTCACCACTGTCACCGCGACTTCCACCGCCGCGACATCTGCCCAGCTCGTAACGGCCGTGGAAGCGACGTGGTTGTCGCCGACCAGATAGGTCAGCTGAAGGTCGCTGACGTTCTCGGCAATTTCCTCGTTCGCGGATCGTGTTCCGCGGTACAGCGAGCGACCGCCTCGCCCGTTATTCCCGATGTACCAGCGTACCGAGCTCAGCTTTGTCAGCACCGAGTTCGGTCGGTACTGATAGGCGTTGCCGATGGCATCTCCGCAATCCGTCGGGAATCCGAGTCCCATGCTGCAATTGCCGGGTTCGCCACCGCCATGGGTCAGGATGACGGTATCGCTTGCGCTGTCGGCATCGTTGATCTGACCGATTGCGACCTGCGCGTAGTCGCAGATCATCACCGCGTCGCCAGGCACCAACCCGTGGGTCGCAGTGTTGAGCTGGATGGAGGCGGTGCCGGTGGTGTGCGCGACCACCGTGAAGCCTGGCGAGGCCGCCCCTGACTTCACCTCGATCGCGTCCGTTCCGCTCACGCGCGCCGTGACAGCGCTGCCGAATGCGGCGCCTGGAAATGGGACGGCATTGTCATACCCAAGAATGCCGGCGCCCCAGTTGGCCCACCAGTTTGCCGCCTGCGTGCTGTTGTTGATCACATTGGCGACAGGAGCCATCTTCGCGCACGGATTACCCGCGGCCTCGCGGATGTCGCGCGACATCATTTCGAACGCAATGCGCGCGGTCTCCTGCATTCGGCTCAGGCTCTCGGCCGTTCGCGAGGTCTGACGATTGCTGATGAACAGGCTGGCGGCGCCGCCGATGACGATGAGGCCGATCAAGAGGGAAACCATCAGCTCGATCAGGCTGAATCCCCGTTGACGGCGTTCAGGGGCCCTCATAGCCGTGTCCTGGTCTCGATGGAATACGTCCGCGCGGCCGTACGATCGCCAGTGCCACGCGCGTCGTCCCAGCGCAGGCCAACGATGCAGAGTTCCTCATTCATGCAAGCGACGCTGCCGCAGGCCGTGCTGCCCAGGCTCCTTTGCATCGCCTGCATCCAGCGACGACGCTCGTTATCGGCGCGAGTACCGGCGGTTGGCACCGCGCAGGTCCATTCGGCCAGGTTGTAATCGCCCGCGATCGCGGCGGCCCGGTTGGCGCGCAGAACGTCGAACATCGCGTAGCTCAGGATCACCGCTTCGCTGCGCTCGTAGGAGCTCTGGTTGTTGCGTAACGCAGTCGCCTGCAGTGCGGCCACGCCCAGCAGGCCAACGGCGAGCACCAATACAGCGACAAGAACCTCGAGCAGGCTTGCGCCCTTGGCCAGTCGGGCCGGATAGCACTGAATCTTCGACATCGCAGTCTCCATGCGATCAAGGGGCCACGCAGGTACCGTTTCCGTTGGCTGCTTCGACTGCCACCCGGCTGCCCGAGGCGATTGTCAGAAGCCGGCGGTTATCGGATGGCTTCGTAGTGGGAATGCAGACGCTGATCGTCGCGTTGAGCAACGCACTCCCGTTTCGCGCGAAGCCGTCGGGCCGGAACGTGACCAGGTTGTTCATCAGCGAGTTGCTGGCCAGCACAGATACCGGTGCGCGCACTTCACCGACGCGCAAGCGATCCTCGGCGTTCTGACGCGCACCGTCCCGGTTGGTGTCGACGAAGACCATCCACCCATCCCACGACGTGGCCGCGGCGGCGCAGGTCGTGCCGTCGTCACTGCGGCACACACTCACCCACTGCCTACGAGTTACGGCTTCGCTGCGAGCGAGCTGGACGGCCGTCACCAGTTCATTGGTCTGGGCTGCTAGCCGACTCGAATTGCGCACGATCTCGAAGCTGGGCACAGCCATGCCCATCAGGATAGCCAACACCACCAGCACGACCATCAGCTCCACGAAGGTCACGCCGCGCGCCCGGCCGGACGCAAACGGATCGGTCTTCCAGCGATACCGGTCTCCAATCATCGGCGTCTGGCTGCCGATCCGAGACTGCTGGACACGCGTTTCGTTTGGCATTCCCTCTGGAACGGTTCTTTCGAGCACGGTGTGATTGGTGGACTGGTAGGTCACGCCTACCCTTTTGCTTACAAGTTCTGCTGAGTCTTCTTCAGCACACGTCCCACCGCATGGGTCGCACCACGACTCTTGCTGGAAGGCGTCAGAAGGGTCGTACTCCATCGTGCGGGAGGAATATGCCGGCCGCTCACTCGTAACTAACTCGTTCCTCCGCACGTAATGGATCCTCCCCGGATCTGCGCTGGTATACGGACCTGAACGCACGTGGCGCGTCCGCAGCCTGTCGACGTCCATCGACCGATCGGAACCGACAAACGAGTTCGCTCATTCGTTCGTGCGGTTACATTTCGATGCGCAGATGATGGGCACTACCCGTTCCCGAGGAATTGACACCGCTCAACTTGAGCAGCCACAGGACTCGCCTTCGTGCGGTGCGCGCCATACGACAGGAACCTGGCGAGATCTGAACATTGCGTCGCTGACAGCGATCCGATCCCCCTTTCGCCAGCGACCTGTGGCTGGTGCGTATGCACGGCGGTGCTGCCTCATCTGCGGAGTCGTTGCCGCCTCCGGTCGAGCAGCAAAGAGGTCACAGTCGATGAAGGCCTTGGTTCAGCCCAGCCATCCGCTGAATCAGCGATCACGAAGAGCCCGGTTTTACAAGATTCTTCAAAGACGTTTCGTGGCGGTCCGTGATCAACTTTCTAATCTGTCAGCTGCGCGCACCGCCCCATGCCTTTCACTGCAACTCAACGCATCATCGTCCTCGCATGCCTCGCCTCCGGCCTTACCTTCGTGCGGCGGGCAGAAGCGGCGGTCTCATGCGTGACGGGACTTCCTACCGAGCGCATTGTTCAAGCATGGCGACAGACCGGTCTCAACTGGGATGTCGCCGTCAATCAGCCCGTTAACATCGCCATCGTGGAGTACACCTACAAGCTGACGAAGACGGGCAGCACGGCGGAGGACGTTGCATTCGAGACGCATTGGGGGGGCCAGCGCCAGCTGGCGACCCGACGCGAACGCAATGGCGTTCTATAGCGGCGCCCAGGGCTACGGACTTTCCGTGATGTTGGCCAACGGAGAGTACGGCACACCGTCTACGCAGGCTCGCTCGGTGATGACCTTATCGAAGGCGGGCACCTACGATCTGAAGACCATCGTCTACTTCGAAATACGCAAGGTCGCATCAACCACGACGAGCGGCACATTCGGCACCTTCGGTGGCTCGCTGCACCGGTCCGCGCAAGTCAAGTCGGGTGGGACGTGGTCGACAGCGACCAGTTGCACGGCTACCGGCGCAGTCATGGCATCGTCCCTCGCGTCGGGCGTTGGAACACCACCATCCGCCCAGGTGCCGGCGCTTGTGTGCACTCTCAACAAGGGACAAGCGATCAACATCACGCTGCCCGCCGTCGAGGCGCTCGCGATGACCCGCCTCGGCAGCCTGCCCAATGAATACCAGAAGCACGAGTACCCGCTGCATTACGTTTGCACCGGGACGGGCGGGGTCGCGAATCCAACCTACCGAATTGGCCTGGTCGGGACCAAGGCTGGCTCGACGAATGCACTTCAGAGCTCAAATCCGAATGTGGGGGTGATGGTCGAAGCTGTCGATAGCCGTGGCAGCGCACCTCAGACGCTCGTGCCTGGCACCGCCACCAGCGCCTCGCAAGTTCGCCTGTACGACGCCGGTCAAAGTGGAGGCGCCACGATGAAGTTGCTGAGCTATCCCGTGCGGAGCGGTGGAACGTCCGCGAGCGACGTGAAGCCCGGGAAATTCAGCGCCAGCGGAACGCTGCGGGTGTTCACCGACTAGCCAGGGCAAGGCGTTCGGCCGGTTCTGCCAGCCAAGGTCGGGTGGCGACTATGCCTGTCGTCGAGGCTTGTCAGCAACCCGGTAAACGCATCTGCGATGTTACGACGATGTCATTCCAAACTTGATTCGCATCAGAAGCGGGACCGACCGCTGCTCGCAGACTCCAAGGGTAGTCGCCATCGCGGGCACGCGCGCCACGGCCAGGAGAATCAGTTCATGCCTACGTTTGAAGAGGTACGAGAACAGCTCGCCGAGTTCCACACCTTCAACCACACTGGCTTCGGCAAGGAAGCCAGGTACCTGCCGCAGGTGCTTTCGCCCGATGAGAGGATCTACGCCTGCGCACGAGGCTTCGTCGACAACGCGACCTGGATGATCGTGTGCACTGGTACGCGCATCATCTTGCTATACAAGGGCATCTTCGTCGGCCTCAAGGTCAAGGAGATTCCGCTGAATAGCATCAGCTCGGCGACCTATGCCATTGGTCGAGTGAGTGGGGCGGTCACTCTGGTGGTGAATGGAAGCGAGGTCATCATCACGCACGTCAACAAAGACGCCGCCAAGTGGTTGGTCGATGTTGTGCGCTGGGCCTACGAGCACCTGAGCAACCCGATTGCTCCTTTCGCGCAGCCCGATCCCGCCAACGACTTGATCAGCAAGCTAGAACGAATCGGACGGCTTCACAAAAGAGGCCTGATTACGGATGCCCAGCTCGAAGAACAGCGAGAGCGCTTGCTCGCCAATCACCGGCACTGAGGCGGCGGGCGGTGCGGTGTTGGGGAACCGGACTCTGGACCGGAGTCACCGCACCGCCCACCAAAGGGCAGCGCAAGAATCGGCGGGCGGTGTGTTCCTGGTCACTCGGAATCGGGTAACGAGCGCCAGCTGAAGCCTCCATCCCGCCCGCCGAAAGGGTCCCACTCAATGCGTGGCGACGGCGGACGATGCTAGGCCCCCGTGCTCGGCTGAGGACGCCGAAAGCAGCATTCCTCGCATCGCCCGCCATCGGTGATCGGTGCGCACCTTGAGAATCATGGACAGGCGACGCGGTGTTATCACCACCTGGTCAAATCAGATCCCACCCACCGCAGCTTTGACATACCCGAATTGCAGACCGCGCCGACCAGAAGAACTAGCGGGTTGATTCAAAGCGACGGGGACGTCGCGCCAACATTTGGCCACCACTGGAGTTTGTGGCTATGGTCCAACGAGTCGCGACGTCCACGTGCTCCCCTAATGGTTATCTTCGACACATGGAAGGGCGAACTTCTTGATTCGGCGCAATTTCGACCATTCTCAGCGCCTACAACTTTTCGGATTCTCGAGCCAGTCCCTTGCGGTCTACGATGCGGGGCCCAGGCACTCCGACTGACCGGACTTACCATGAGTGTTCAAATGCTGATGGAGCCTTCTGCCTGTTATCAATCTTTGCAACGACGTGCAGGCGCTTTCACTCGCCGCCTCTCTCAGTGATTGCACTGGAACGGAGATGAACTTGGATAACTCGGAAGAACTGTTCGTGCCCATCGCCCTTCGCTTTCACATCGAGAGAGCATTGTGGCAAGCCCTGATACGTACACATCCGAACCCAAAGGCGTTTCATGACGCATGGCTTCTGCAACTTCCTGGATTGATGGAGCATGCCGAGAAGCTCAGAGGACAATCTCTAGGAACGACTGAGAGCGACCTTCGGAGCGCAATCGACGCGGTGAGCGCGGAGCTCTCGTTAGGAGTTGCCCAGCAGAAGGTGCAGGCGGCGTGCGACGAAGCTGTCTAGCTAGCGTCTGCAGCAGGTGTTCAGGTACGCGCTGCCAGCCCCACCGAGGACAGTTCGGCCACTTTAGGCGACGGCTCTTTCGCGCTCGCGAAAACCCAGCGGGCGGCCTGGGCGGAGCATGACCGTGTTCAGGGCGCATGCCATGCCTATTCCTAGTTCTTGGCGAGAAGCTCGGGTTTGACCTTAGTTCGTGTCGCAATCCAGAGCTTTAGCCGAGTTTTGCGAGGCGTGTTTACATAAGTAAATGATTTAATTGAATTTGCTATGTGGCATCAACTAGGGGCGCGGACACTGGCGCGGCGTTTCCCTACAACAGCGCCCCTGCTCCCGGCCGATATCGAGGCGAACGCCTCATTCCCCCGGGAGCGCCCGCATGACGGATTTCGACTTTGACGGTGATCGGTACGAATGGCGGCTGCGAGGCCGTCATCTCGTTTCCGCCGACGGCCAGCGTATGAGCCTTGAACGGCTGCGTGGCCTCATGTGGCGCGACAAGATGGAGCTCCGCCTCAAAGGCTACGCCAGCCGCCGTGCCGCCGAGGAAGCCCGGCGAGCCGCCAACCGACCCACGGTCAAGGTGCATCGCGGGATTGCCGCGTCCTGATCCGACCCCGACCAATGTCCGCTATCGGCCAGAAGCGGACGTTCAGCGCATCCAGCCTGAGCTCTTGGGCGAGATCGCAACGAAGTGAGGAACTGGCCGCTCGATGGGCTCGGTGGTCAAGCTGTAGCCCCACTGCACGCGCAGATCAAAAATGCCGTCGAAATCGGAATCGACGAGCGCCCAATTGCGATCGCAGCATCCAAAGTCATGCATCTCAAGATCGACGAAGCCGTCCAAGTTGTCGTCGTGGTACGTAATCTCGCCGAGATCTTCCGATCTCGACGCGCCAGGTTCGGACCGCGGCGCAGCCGGAGTGCTCGCGCATCCGGCCAGACTGATCGCGAAGACGAGAAGAAGGCCAAGGCATCCATGATTTTTCGGCGACACCATTTCCCCCTGCGGTGCTTGGTGCGGATCCATTCCGTGATATGGCGAGCTACCGCGCCCTCGAATGTCCGCCTAGGGT
It includes:
- a CDS encoding pilus assembly protein is translated as MTEKPPMSRSPSRRRAYRDRLLALGLTFSATLIALPVSATIEFPELPLQSGVNVPPNIMFTLDDSGSMQFEITPEQNKSPRGGTTNSAFSPNYGFPALTSNIYVDANLENFVVTTVEDDWFNRFSRSPSHNASYYDPTVRYLPWVASDGTLFPNASATCALNNPADATRGCRNLTVNLTEAAVWYSYTSGNGRAPGTDGRNDSPSYRTYYPARYYLMDRCTNHESSTCYTKVEIKSTTTSYAKSAARTDCMGATCTYAEEVQNFANWYTYYRSRVLTARAGVGRAFVEQTERVRIGFATINSTARDIDGVSTPKIRSGVRAFNATQKVNFYTLLYTTGMAGGTPLRETADVIGKYFARSDSRGPWSDTPGTTSTSPQVSCRANYHILMTDGYWNGNAGRSGNVDNTIGPTYTHPTTGEQRRYAPRVPFIDAYSGTLADTAMYYWANDLRTDLTNNVRSSSQNPAFWQHVITFGVGLGLTTSVNPERAFAAIESGANVTYQGVYGEGARTGWPEPGLAPNGGDSVYNVDDLLHAAVNSRGGFFSAKEPVAFASGMQNVLTRINEREASASSVAANSSSVGTDTRLFQASYVSGSWTGEVKAFPVVRNQGGVDATRTLWTASTGIPANAGDRKIFTWNGSAGVPFAWNSLSSAQKTALGGETVLNYLRGVRTGERQNGGTLRNRTQVLGDIVNSSPAYVDATQTVYVGSNDGMLHAFSALDGAEKFAYVPGNVSWTGLQSLSHNDYTHQYFVDGEIAVSTREQTPNQSILVGALGRGGKGLYALDVTDPGNFTANKVMWEFADADLGNVLTRPVITKVTTQDGLLPVVVVGNGLNSANHRAFLFVINLETGELIAKLDTAKGSATEDNGLAAPKGWNLDRDPQGDIEYVYAGDLLGNVWKFDLSSTNTGNWGSYFKTGGVAKPMFVAKDSSHKAQPITGGIAIGIDPATYKRWIFFGTGRYITAGDPGSKDVQTWYGLIDSGSSIDDGRTTLKQRKVAHVVATSGDRVFEQARVNDMNNMKGWYIDMVNPPYATANKLGERVVSDSYLVGAVLNVNSIVPSADPCATEGTGYMNALDAYTGAATGNPYFDANGDGVFNALDYVIYVLSDGTQVKGTLGSQRSNSMITQGNLISDGSVGLLTAGTAVGGLEREKVNLADLQGRISWREIVRD
- a CDS encoding type IV pilin protein; this translates as MRDCQTVQMRRGFTLIELMIVVLVIGVLAAIAYPSYSQHVIKSRRAAAQACLQEVAQYMERFYTTNLTYVGAAVPVMQCRTDLGRFYTIGLQAAATDKGYTLQAVPTTAQKDPRCATLSMDVAGTKGVSGTDDATQCW
- a CDS encoding pilus assembly PilX family protein, which produces MKHGPYAPVNQGGVALVTALILLLIMTVLGLVMLRVTLLEERMSANLYARSLSFQATEAALREAESLLIVSPPPIFTSGCANGLCTMPVATEVDRWDNNTNFTSWRPATAGLKTLQGTPEFFIEDMGKHPAWPGCDQEVPIQSTCLRPRYRITARSGSGPADVLLQSNYMTP
- a CDS encoding PilW family protein, coding for MRAPERRQRGFSLIELMVSLLIGLIVIGGAASLFISNRQTSRTAESLSRMQETARIAFEMMSRDIREAAGNPCAKMAPVANVINNSTQAANWWANWGAGILGYDNAVPFPGAAFGSAVTARVSGTDAIEVKSGAASPGFTVVAHTTGTASIQLNTATHGLVPGDAVMICDYAQVAIGQINDADSASDTVILTHGGGEPGNCSMGLGFPTDCGDAIGNAYQYRPNSVLTKLSSVRWYIGNNGRGGRSLYRGTRSANEEIAENVSDLQLTYLVGDNHVASTAVTSWADVAAVEVAVTVVSSDRVAVGNQTLNRTLTHIVAIRNRTP
- a CDS encoding helix-hairpin-helix domain-containing protein, with the translated sequence MARTTQRNAGEVNRNERDACFAASKEVARETDNRVGRLVAFSPQEREVLLSVSGIGPTVVERLEQIGFNSLQELAGADVLEVVASVAGLVGSRCWRNSPLARSAVQAAIDLARSRQNDA